From a single Miscanthus floridulus cultivar M001 chromosome 8, ASM1932011v1, whole genome shotgun sequence genomic region:
- the LOC136473000 gene encoding flavonoid 3'-monooxygenase CYP75B137-like gives MDAAAAAASTTLLYGALLLAAFLFVAAAVRGRGSKSNGGSLPPGPTGLPLVGSLPSLDPQLHVYFARLAGRYGPIFSIRLGSKLGVVVTSPSLAREVLREQDLVFSGRDVPDAARSISYGGAQNIVWNPVGPTWRLLRRVCVREMLSPAGLDNVHALRAREFRATLAHLHAQAVAAAPVDVGAQMFLTVMNVITGTLWGGNVGSDSERAAVGKEFRHLVAEITDMLGAPNVSDFFPALARFDLQGIRRKSDVLKERFNQMFARIIEQRVSAERGGGEPPAPDFLEYMLKLEKEGGDGKASFTMTNVKALLMDMVVGGTETTSNTVEWAMAELMQKPELLAKVREELDAVVGRDAVVEESHLPQLHYLHAVLKETLRLHPALPLMVPHCPSADATVGGYRVPAGCRVFVNVWAIMRDPAVWKDPQEFIPERFLGGAGGEGEGRKWDFNGSEMDYLPFGSGRRICAGIAMADRMTAYSLAMLLQAFDWALPAGARLELDEKFAIVMKKATPLVAVPTPRLSKPELYSA, from the exons ATGgacgccgccgcagcagcagcctccaccacgCTCCTCTACGGCGCACTCCTGCTGGCGGCGTTCCTCTTCGTGGCCGCCGCGGTGCGCGGCCGCGGGAGCAAGAGCAACGGCGGCAGCCTCCCGCCGGGTCCCACGGGCCTGCCGCTGGTGGGCAGCCTGCCGTCGCTGGACCCGCAGCTGCACGTCTACTTCGCGCGCCTCGCGGGCAGGTACGGTCCCATCTTCTCCATCCGCCTGGGCTCCAAGCTGGGCGTGGTGGTCACCTCCCCGTCCCTGGCGCGCGAGGTGCTGCGCGAGCAGGACCTCGTCTTCTCCGGCCGCGACGTCCCCGACGCGGCGCGCTCCATCTCCTACGGCGGCGCGCAGAACATCGTGTGGAACCCCGTGGGTCCCACGTGGCGCCTCCTCCGGCGGGTGTGCGTCCGGGAGATGCTCAGCCCCGCGGGGCTGGACAACGTGCACGCGCTCCGCGCGCGCGAGTTCAGGGCCACGCTGGCCCACCTCCACGCGCAGGCCGTCGCCGCGGCGCCCGTCGACGTCGGCGCGCAGATGTTTCTCACCGTCATGAACGTCATCACGGGCACGCTGTGGGGCGGCAACGTCGGCAGCGACAGCGAGCGCGCCGCGGTCGGGAAGGAGTTCAGGCACCTCGTCGCCGAGATCACCGACATGCTCGGCGCGCCCAACGTGTCCGACTTCTTCCCGGCGCTCGCGCGATTCGACCTGCAGGGCATCCGGAGGAAGTCCGACGTGCTCAAGGAGCGGTTCAACCAGATGTTCGccaggatcatcgagcagagggtcagcgccgagcgcggcggcggcgagccccCCGCGCCCGACTTCTTGGAGTACATGCTCAAGCTCGAGAAGGAAGGCGGCGACGGGAAGGCATCCTTCACCATGACCAACGTCAAGGCACTGCTCATG GACATGGTGGTCGGGGGCACGGAGACCACGTCGAACACCGTGGAGTGGGCCATGGCGGAGCTGATGCAGAAGCCGGAGCTGCTGGCCAAGGTGCGGGAGGAGCTGGACGCCGTGGTGGGCAGGGACGCGGTGGTGGAGGAGTCGCACCTCCCGCAGCTGCACTACCTGCACGCGGTGCTCAAGGAGACGCTGCGGCTGCACCCGGCGCTGCCGCTGATGGTGCCGCACTGCCCCAGCGCCGACGCGACGGTGGGCGGCTACCGCGTCCCCGCGGGGTGCCGCGTGTTCGTCAACGTGTGGGCGATCATGAGGGACCCCGCCGTGTGGAAGGACCCGCAGGAGTTCATCCCGGAGAGGTTCctgggcggcgccggcggcgaagGCGAAGGGCGCAAGTGGGACTTCAACGGCAGCGAGATGGACTACCTCCCGTTCGGGTCCGGGCGCAGGATCTGCGCCGGCATCGCCATGGCCGACCGGATGACGGCCTACTCGCTGGCCATGCTGCTGCAGGCGTTCGACTGGGCGCTGCCGGCCGGCGCGCGGCTGGAGCTGGACGAGAAGTTCGCGATCGTCATGAAGAAGGCCACGCCGCTGGTGGCCGTGCCGACGCCGAGGCTGTCCAAGCCTGAGCTCTACTCCGCCTAG